One Brevibacterium spongiae DNA segment encodes these proteins:
- a CDS encoding F0F1 ATP synthase subunit B, with the protein MTPVTIVASAENPLLPALYDIIWSAVCLLIVFLVVWKYVLPAFNKTLDERAERIQGGIEKAEKVQAEADQALAEYQKQLADGRAEAARLRAEAQEEGAQIIADMKAQAHSEADRIIASAQNQIDAERQAAMVQLRSEVGSLATDLASRIVGESLADDQRSANVVDRFISDLESESSGQPVKGA; encoded by the coding sequence ATGACTCCAGTAACCATCGTGGCGTCCGCGGAGAACCCGCTTCTCCCCGCGCTGTACGACATCATCTGGAGTGCCGTTTGCCTGCTGATCGTCTTCCTGGTCGTTTGGAAGTACGTCCTCCCGGCTTTCAATAAGACTCTGGACGAGCGCGCCGAGCGCATCCAGGGTGGCATTGAGAAAGCCGAGAAGGTGCAAGCCGAAGCCGATCAGGCTCTGGCCGAATATCAGAAGCAGCTCGCCGACGGTCGTGCAGAGGCTGCACGACTGCGCGCCGAGGCTCAGGAAGAAGGCGCTCAGATCATCGCCGATATGAAGGCGCAGGCTCACTCCGAGGCTGACCGCATCATCGCATCGGCTCAGAACCAGATCGACGCCGAACGCCAGGCCGCCATGGTGCAGCTTCGTTCGGAGGTCGGTTCGCTGGCCACGGACCTGGCTTCGCGCATCGTCGGCGAATCCCTCGCCGATGACCAGCGTTCAGCGAACGTGGTCGATCGCTTCATCTCCGATCTCGAGTCCGAATCCTCCGGCCAGCCGGTCAAGGGGGCGTGA
- the atpA gene encoding F0F1 ATP synthase subunit alpha encodes MAELTIRPEEIRDALGKFVDSYNPESSEKAEVGKVVTAGDGIAHVSGLPGTMANELLRFEDGTLGLAQNLDEREIGVVILGEFSGIAEEQNVYRTGEVLSIPVGDGYLGRVVDPLGRPVDGLGDIETVGRRELELQAAGVMDRQEVREPLQTGYKSIDAMIPVGRGQRQLVIGDRKTGKTALAIDTIINQKANWETGDPKKQVRCIYVAVGQKGSTIAGVRRSLEEAGALEYTTIVSSPASDPAGYKYLAPYSGSAIGQHWMYDGKHVLIVFDDLSKQAEAYRAVSLLLRRPPGREAYPGDVFYLHSRLLERCAKLSDELGGGSMTGLPIIETKANDVGAFIPTNVISITDGQIFLQSDLFNAGQRPAVDVGVSVSRVGGAAQTKALKGVSGTLKISLAQYRSLEAFAMFASDLDDATKRDLARGARLTELLKQGQYTPMPFEKQTVSIFAGTNGYLDEIPVEDVLRFESELHDHIERKTGIFTTIRETLKLDDDTTAELKNVLDEFSRNFASSDHGGSKAGSEDTATASSDEVEQEQIVRQKR; translated from the coding sequence ATGGCGGAACTGACAATTCGCCCGGAAGAGATCCGGGACGCTCTCGGGAAGTTCGTTGACTCGTACAACCCCGAGAGCTCGGAAAAGGCCGAGGTCGGCAAGGTCGTCACCGCTGGTGACGGAATCGCCCACGTCTCGGGTCTGCCCGGCACCATGGCCAATGAGCTCCTGCGGTTCGAAGACGGAACCCTGGGCCTGGCACAGAACCTCGACGAGCGCGAGATCGGCGTCGTCATCCTCGGTGAGTTCTCCGGAATCGCCGAGGAGCAGAACGTCTACCGCACCGGTGAGGTCCTCTCCATCCCCGTCGGCGACGGCTACCTCGGTCGCGTCGTCGATCCGCTGGGTCGTCCCGTGGATGGTCTCGGCGACATCGAGACCGTCGGCCGTCGTGAGCTCGAACTCCAGGCCGCCGGTGTGATGGACCGCCAGGAGGTGCGCGAGCCCCTTCAGACCGGTTACAAGAGCATCGACGCGATGATCCCCGTCGGCCGTGGTCAGCGTCAGCTGGTCATCGGTGACCGCAAGACCGGTAAGACCGCTCTGGCGATCGACACGATCATCAACCAGAAGGCGAACTGGGAGACCGGCGACCCGAAGAAGCAGGTCCGCTGCATCTACGTCGCCGTCGGCCAGAAGGGTTCGACCATCGCCGGTGTCCGCCGCTCGCTCGAAGAGGCCGGTGCCCTGGAGTACACGACCATCGTGTCCTCACCTGCTTCCGACCCCGCCGGCTACAAGTACCTGGCTCCCTACTCGGGTTCGGCCATCGGTCAGCACTGGATGTACGACGGCAAGCACGTCCTCATCGTGTTCGACGACCTGTCGAAGCAGGCCGAGGCCTACCGCGCCGTTTCACTGCTGCTGCGCCGCCCGCCGGGCCGTGAAGCCTACCCGGGTGACGTCTTCTACCTGCACTCGCGTCTCCTCGAGCGCTGCGCAAAGCTCTCCGATGAGCTCGGCGGCGGATCGATGACCGGTCTGCCCATCATCGAGACCAAGGCGAACGATGTCGGTGCCTTCATTCCGACCAACGTCATCTCGATCACCGACGGACAGATCTTCCTGCAGTCGGATCTCTTCAACGCCGGTCAGCGCCCCGCTGTCGACGTGGGTGTGTCCGTGTCGCGAGTCGGTGGTGCCGCTCAGACGAAGGCTCTCAAGGGAGTCTCGGGCACGCTGAAGATCTCGCTGGCTCAGTACCGCTCACTCGAGGCATTCGCGATGTTCGCATCCGACCTCGACGATGCGACGAAGCGCGATCTGGCTCGTGGCGCACGACTGACCGAGCTGCTGAAGCAGGGTCAGTACACGCCGATGCCGTTCGAGAAGCAGACCGTTTCGATCTTCGCCGGCACCAACGGCTACCTCGACGAGATTCCAGTTGAGGACGTGCTGCGTTTCGAGTCCGAGCTGCATGACCACATCGAACGCAAGACGGGCATCTTCACGACTATCCGTGAGACCCTCAAGCTCGATGACGACACCACTGCAGAGCTGAAGAACGTGCTCGACGAATTCTCGCGCAACTTCGCCAGCTCTGACCACGGCGGATCGAAGGCCGGCAGCGAAGACACAGCCACCGCCTCCTCTGACGAGGTCGAGCAGGAGCAGATCGTTCGGCAGAAGCGTTGA
- the nucS gene encoding endonuclease NucS translates to MRLVIAECSVDYAGRLTAHLPMATRLIMLKSDGSILIHSDGGSYKPLNWMTPPCTIRHLEPDAEQAEAGLTELWEVSQTKTGDRLVISIAKIIADDTYEFGVDPGLVKDGVEAHLQELLAEHIETLGQGYSLVRREYMTAIGPVDILARDPERTSVAVEIKRRGDIDGVEQLTRYLDLMNRDPRLSPVHGVFAAQEIKPQARTLAEDRGIRCVVLDYDALRGMDDPDSRLF, encoded by the coding sequence GTGCGTCTTGTCATTGCCGAATGCTCTGTTGATTATGCCGGTCGTCTGACCGCCCACCTGCCGATGGCCACCCGCCTCATCATGCTCAAGTCCGACGGGTCCATCCTCATCCATTCCGACGGCGGATCCTATAAGCCGTTGAATTGGATGACTCCCCCGTGCACGATCAGACATCTCGAACCTGATGCCGAACAGGCGGAGGCGGGTCTGACCGAGCTGTGGGAAGTCTCGCAGACGAAGACCGGGGACCGCCTCGTCATCTCCATTGCGAAGATCATCGCCGACGACACCTACGAATTCGGTGTCGATCCCGGACTTGTCAAGGACGGCGTCGAAGCGCATCTCCAAGAGCTGCTGGCCGAGCACATCGAGACCCTCGGACAGGGATACAGCCTGGTCCGTCGCGAATACATGACGGCGATCGGTCCCGTCGACATCCTCGCCCGAGACCCCGAGCGGACGTCGGTGGCCGTCGAGATCAAACGTCGTGGCGACATCGACGGAGTCGAACAGCTCACCCGGTATCTCGACCTGATGAACCGGGATCCGCGGCTCAGCCCGGTCCACGGTGTCTTCGCTGCACAGGAGATCAAACCGCAGGCCCGCACACTCGCCGAAGACCGCGGCATCCGCTGCGTCGTCCTCGACTATGATGCGCTGCGCGGAATGGACGATCCCGACTCCCGACTGTTCTGA
- a CDS encoding F0F1 ATP synthase subunit delta, translated as MLQSSRLSLQAVLETANSEISGGDPREIGEGTLAVVGVLAENLALRKALADSSESAERKQQLLRTLFSTRTTDAVLRISDEAVGRRWARTQDLVTSLEVAGVTAIAAAAQSSGQLGQVEEEIFRFARLLESNHELSRALDSQADAESKRVLVSDLLSGKAQPDTIRLVEQAALHPRGLRVAKALDQYSDILAARQQRSVADVTVAKPLSESQTERLQAALSASYGRELVLNVQVDPEVIGGVRVQVGDEMMNSTVADRLADVQRKLAG; from the coding sequence ATGCTCCAGTCGAGCAGATTGTCCCTGCAGGCCGTCCTGGAGACCGCGAACTCCGAGATCTCCGGGGGAGACCCGCGAGAGATCGGCGAAGGCACTCTGGCTGTGGTCGGAGTTCTCGCTGAGAACCTCGCACTGCGCAAGGCCCTGGCGGATTCGTCCGAATCGGCCGAGAGGAAGCAGCAGCTGCTGCGGACTCTGTTCTCGACTCGGACCACGGACGCGGTCCTGCGGATCAGCGACGAGGCCGTCGGCCGTCGCTGGGCCCGGACCCAGGACCTGGTCACCAGCCTGGAGGTCGCCGGTGTCACGGCGATCGCCGCGGCCGCTCAGAGCAGCGGTCAGCTCGGCCAGGTCGAAGAGGAGATCTTCCGCTTCGCGCGTCTGCTGGAATCCAACCACGAGCTGTCCCGGGCACTCGATTCGCAGGCCGACGCCGAGAGCAAACGTGTTCTCGTCTCAGACCTGCTGTCGGGCAAGGCTCAGCCTGACACCATCCGATTGGTCGAGCAGGCCGCACTGCACCCGCGCGGACTCCGCGTGGCGAAGGCTCTTGACCAGTACAGCGACATCCTCGCAGCCCGGCAGCAGCGCTCGGTTGCAGACGTCACCGTGGCCAAGCCGCTGAGCGAGTCCCAGACCGAACGGCTGCAGGCAGCACTGTCGGCCAGCTATGGTCGCGAACTCGTCCTCAATGTCCAGGTCGATCCCGAGGTCATCGGGGGAGTCCGGGTTCAGGTCGGCGACGAGATGATGAACTCGACCGTGGCCGATCGACTGGCCGATGTGCAGCGCAAGCTCGCAGGTTGA
- a CDS encoding F0F1 ATP synthase subunit gamma, which produces MGAQQRVFKQKIRSTQSLRKIFKAMELIAASRIQKAIARSQAASPYANALTRAVSAVASESNVDHVLTTESDNVKRAAVLVMGPDRGFAGAYSANLLREAEELVRLLQGEGKHVELFTVGGKAKNYYTFRDRKIEKSWTGISENPTAEVAREIGEALLENFDPESEDSGVDEIYIVFTKFVSSVTHDPEYRRLLPLEVVDADEATTGGQSAGSTDAPAFPLYEFEPSAEAVLDALLPRYIDSRILSALLSASASEQASRQAAMKTATDNADDLIKTYTRLANTARQAEITQELTEIVGGADALAASAAGD; this is translated from the coding sequence ATGGGAGCCCAGCAGAGGGTCTTCAAACAGAAGATCCGCTCGACTCAGTCCTTGAGGAAGATCTTCAAGGCGATGGAGCTCATCGCTGCTTCGCGGATTCAGAAGGCAATTGCCCGTTCGCAGGCCGCCAGCCCGTACGCGAACGCCCTCACCCGGGCCGTTTCGGCGGTGGCCAGCGAGTCGAACGTCGATCATGTGCTCACCACCGAGTCGGACAACGTCAAACGGGCCGCAGTGCTCGTGATGGGTCCGGACCGCGGGTTCGCCGGTGCCTACTCGGCTAACCTGTTGCGTGAGGCCGAGGAACTCGTTCGCCTTCTCCAAGGCGAAGGTAAGCATGTGGAGCTCTTCACGGTCGGAGGCAAGGCCAAGAACTACTACACCTTCCGCGATCGCAAGATCGAGAAGTCTTGGACAGGAATCTCCGAGAATCCGACGGCTGAGGTCGCACGCGAGATCGGCGAAGCTCTGTTGGAGAACTTCGATCCGGAGTCCGAGGACTCGGGTGTCGATGAGATCTACATCGTGTTCACGAAGTTCGTCTCCAGCGTCACACATGATCCGGAGTACCGGAGACTGCTGCCGCTGGAGGTCGTCGACGCCGATGAGGCGACGACGGGCGGACAGTCCGCAGGTTCGACCGACGCGCCCGCGTTCCCTCTCTATGAGTTCGAACCGAGCGCAGAGGCCGTCCTCGACGCACTGCTGCCGCGGTACATCGATTCGCGCATCCTGTCGGCCCTGCTGAGCGCTTCGGCCTCGGAACAGGCATCACGTCAGGCAGCGATGAAGACGGCCACAGACAACGCGGATGATCTCATCAAGACCTACACCCGGTTGGCCAACACGGCTCGCCAGGCGGAAATCACCCAGGAACTCACCGAGATCGTCGGTGGGGCGGATGCCCTCGCGGCATCGGCAGCCGGCGACTGA
- the atpB gene encoding F0F1 ATP synthase subunit A, with translation MAEFFPASFLFEGTPFEMNRVMLIRIIATVAVVILLAVWAKRMKLIPSRFQSSMELAMEFVTVGIAEDTMGKDKAKKFMPLIVAIFFGILFWNVTKLIPFLNMPGTGVIGMPIVLTLVVYVTYHWAGIAEKGLGRYLKDSLILPGVPPAMHILLIPIEFITKFVTQPFTLAIRLFANMMVGHLLLVLCFSATSFFLFDASNGFQFFGIVTFAGGFFVFILEMLIVVLQAYIFALLSCVYINAAISDEH, from the coding sequence ATGGCTGAGTTCTTTCCAGCCTCGTTCCTCTTCGAGGGCACCCCGTTCGAAATGAACCGCGTGATGCTCATCCGCATCATCGCCACCGTCGCCGTCGTCATCCTGCTGGCCGTCTGGGCCAAGCGCATGAAGCTCATCCCGAGCCGCTTCCAGTCGAGCATGGAGCTCGCCATGGAGTTCGTGACCGTCGGCATCGCCGAGGACACGATGGGCAAAGACAAGGCAAAGAAGTTCATGCCGCTCATCGTGGCGATCTTCTTCGGCATCCTCTTCTGGAACGTCACGAAGCTCATTCCGTTCCTCAACATGCCGGGCACCGGCGTCATCGGCATGCCGATCGTCCTCACGCTCGTCGTGTACGTGACCTATCACTGGGCCGGCATCGCCGAGAAAGGCCTCGGCCGCTACCTCAAGGATTCGCTCATCCTGCCCGGTGTGCCGCCGGCGATGCACATCCTGCTCATCCCGATCGAGTTCATCACGAAGTTCGTCACCCAGCCGTTCACGCTGGCGATCCGACTCTTCGCCAACATGATGGTGGGCCACCTCCTGCTCGTCCTCTGCTTCTCCGCAACGAGCTTCTTCCTCTTCGACGCCTCGAACGGATTCCAGTTCTTCGGCATCGTCACCTTCGCCGGCGGCTTCTTCGTGTTCATCCTCGAGATGCTCATCGTCGTGCTGCAGGCCTACATCTTCGCTCTTCTGTCCTGTGTCTACATCAATGCCGCGATCTCTGACGAACACTGA
- a CDS encoding DUF2550 domain-containing protein has translation MNPSVLLIVLLSLVGLALALIVVVTIRRRSISKLSGAFDCSINVGEEYSSRPRWRLGVAVFSVASLDWYPVFALTRRAAFRLPRADLDILVRRKPTSGEQYSVLPDAVVVDCSYGKADGRPRSVSLAMDTESLSTMASWLESSPPGFNPTMGRFT, from the coding sequence GTGAACCCTTCTGTCCTGCTGATCGTTCTGCTCTCGTTGGTAGGACTTGCGCTTGCACTGATCGTCGTCGTGACGATCCGACGCAGGTCGATCTCGAAGCTCTCGGGTGCCTTTGACTGCTCAATCAACGTGGGCGAGGAGTATTCTTCTCGCCCACGTTGGCGTTTGGGCGTGGCTGTGTTCTCGGTCGCCTCCTTGGACTGGTACCCGGTCTTCGCGCTCACCAGACGAGCAGCATTCAGACTTCCGCGCGCCGACCTCGACATCTTGGTCCGCCGCAAACCCACATCGGGCGAACAGTACTCCGTTCTGCCCGACGCCGTCGTCGTCGACTGCTCCTACGGCAAGGCCGACGGTCGCCCCAGATCCGTGTCCCTGGCGATGGACACCGAATCTCTGTCGACGATGGCTTCATGGCTTGAGTCCTCACCCCCCGGCTTCAACCCGACGATGGGACGTTTCACCTGA
- the atpD gene encoding F0F1 ATP synthase subunit beta: MTATATETSPAQGTALGRISRVIGPVVDIEFPLDSVPEIYNALTTSVDLSEGTRKLTFEVGLHLGNGLVRAVSLQPTDGLVRGQEVVDTGAPISVPVGDVTKHHVWNTTGDCLNLADGEELEISERWPIHRPAPAFDELESKTEILEVGIKSIDLLTPYVQGGKIGLFGGAGVGKTVLIQEMIFRIAHNHSGTSVFAGVGERTREGNDLIMEMDEAGVFKDTALVFGQMDEPPGTRLRVALSALTMAEYFRDVQNQDVLLFIDNIFRFTQAGSEVSTLLGRMPSAVGYQPNLADEMGLLQERITSTRGHSITSMQAIYVPADDYTDPAPATTFAHLDATTELSRDIASRGLYPAIDPLASSSRILDPLIVGDEHYRVANEVKAILQKNKELQDIIAILGVDELGEEDKLVVHRARRIEQFLSQNTYTAEKFTQVPGSTVPLADTIEGFAKICSGEVDHIPEQAFFNVGGLDDVMRNYEEMQK, from the coding sequence ATGACTGCCACAGCAACGGAAACCTCTCCGGCACAGGGCACTGCCCTCGGCCGGATTTCCCGAGTCATCGGCCCGGTTGTCGACATCGAGTTCCCGCTCGACTCCGTGCCTGAGATCTACAACGCACTGACCACGTCAGTGGACCTGTCCGAGGGAACCAGGAAGCTGACCTTCGAGGTCGGTCTGCACCTGGGCAACGGACTCGTCCGCGCCGTGTCGCTGCAGCCGACCGACGGACTCGTCCGCGGTCAGGAAGTCGTCGATACAGGCGCACCGATTTCGGTGCCGGTCGGCGATGTGACCAAGCACCACGTGTGGAACACCACCGGTGACTGCCTCAACCTCGCCGACGGCGAGGAGCTGGAGATCTCCGAGCGGTGGCCCATCCACCGTCCGGCTCCGGCCTTCGACGAACTCGAGTCCAAGACCGAGATCCTCGAAGTCGGCATCAAGAGCATCGACCTCCTGACCCCCTATGTCCAGGGTGGAAAGATCGGCCTGTTCGGTGGTGCCGGTGTCGGCAAGACCGTGCTCATCCAGGAGATGATCTTCCGTATCGCGCACAACCACTCGGGCACCTCGGTGTTCGCCGGTGTGGGAGAGCGGACCCGTGAGGGCAACGACCTCATCATGGAGATGGACGAGGCCGGCGTCTTCAAGGACACCGCACTCGTGTTCGGCCAGATGGATGAGCCGCCAGGCACCCGTCTGCGCGTGGCGCTGTCGGCGCTGACCATGGCGGAGTACTTCCGCGATGTGCAGAACCAGGACGTGCTGCTGTTCATCGACAACATCTTCCGCTTCACCCAGGCCGGCTCCGAGGTCTCGACCCTGTTGGGTCGCATGCCCTCGGCCGTGGGCTACCAGCCCAACCTGGCTGACGAGATGGGTCTGCTGCAGGAGCGCATCACCTCGACGCGTGGTCACTCGATCACGTCGATGCAGGCGATCTACGTTCCGGCCGATGACTACACGGACCCGGCTCCGGCGACGACCTTCGCCCACCTCGACGCGACCACCGAGCTCAGCCGTGACATCGCCTCGCGCGGTCTCTACCCGGCTATCGACCCGCTGGCCTCGTCCTCGCGCATCCTCGATCCGCTGATCGTCGGTGACGAGCACTACCGCGTGGCCAACGAGGTCAAAGCGATTCTGCAGAAGAACAAGGAGCTGCAGGACATCATCGCGATCCTCGGCGTCGACGAACTCGGTGAAGAGGACAAGCTCGTCGTCCACCGTGCTCGCCGCATCGAGCAGTTCCTCTCGCAGAACACCTACACCGCTGAGAAGTTCACTCAGGTTCCAGGTTCGACCGTGCCGCTGGCCGACACGATCGAAGGCTTCGCGAAGATCTGCTCCGGTGAAGTCGATCACATCCCGGAACAGGCGTTCTTCAACGTCGGCGGTCTTGACGATGTCATGCGCAACTACGAAGAGATGCAGAAGTAA
- a CDS encoding F0F1 ATP synthase subunit epsilon → MATLEVNVVAADREVWVGEAKRVIARTLDGEIGILPGHEPVLGVVADGEARILTPGEDTIRVKADGGFLSVENNRVIIAADQAELL, encoded by the coding sequence ATGGCGACACTCGAAGTGAATGTCGTGGCTGCCGATCGCGAGGTATGGGTCGGTGAGGCCAAGCGCGTCATCGCCCGTACCCTCGACGGCGAGATCGGCATCCTGCCGGGCCATGAGCCCGTGCTGGGTGTCGTCGCCGACGGCGAGGCGCGGATTCTCACGCCCGGAGAGGACACCATCAGGGTCAAGGCCGATGGTGGCTTCCTCTCGGTTGAGAACAACCGTGTGATCATTGCCGCTGATCAGGCCGAACTTCTCTGA
- the murA gene encoding UDP-N-acetylglucosamine 1-carboxyvinyltransferase: MDVFRLTGPARLNGVVDVRGAKNSVLKLMAASLLAVGRTTITNVPAILDVRIMVELLVRLGCEVDYDPAGGVVSIDVPAEVGIQADYELVRAMRASISVLGPLTARMRSAHVALPGGDAIGSRGLDMHQAGLEALGAVVHLDHGYFVAEAPDGLRGTEIVLEFPSVGATENLVMAATLAQGTTTISNAAREPEIVDICTMLVEMGAQIDGIGTSELTITGVDALHPVEHRTVGDRIVAGTFAFGAALSAGDVTVRGVGLELMPNIGLKLRDSGATVEELTNISLGDGTVGDGFRVRGATRPLPVRVATMPFPGFPTDLQPFVIALNSVADGVGLLSENLFEARWRFVHEIARLGAKVRIDGNHALVTGVESLSGAEVEASDIRAGAGLVMAALRAGGVTEVSGIDHIERGYENFVANLRGLGVDIERVEKPDVLSFE, encoded by the coding sequence ATGGATGTCTTCCGTTTGACCGGCCCGGCCCGTCTCAACGGCGTGGTCGATGTCCGAGGCGCAAAGAACAGCGTCCTCAAACTCATGGCCGCCAGTCTGCTCGCCGTGGGACGGACGACGATCACGAACGTCCCGGCCATCCTCGACGTGCGCATCATGGTCGAACTCCTCGTCCGCCTCGGCTGTGAGGTCGACTATGACCCCGCTGGCGGTGTCGTGAGCATCGACGTTCCCGCTGAAGTCGGAATCCAAGCCGACTACGAGCTCGTCCGTGCGATGCGCGCTTCCATCTCAGTACTGGGCCCGCTCACTGCGCGCATGCGATCCGCCCACGTCGCGCTTCCCGGCGGCGACGCCATCGGCTCCCGCGGGCTCGATATGCACCAGGCCGGTCTCGAAGCGCTCGGCGCCGTTGTCCACCTCGACCACGGATACTTCGTGGCAGAAGCTCCTGACGGGCTTCGCGGCACCGAGATCGTCCTCGAATTTCCCTCCGTGGGCGCTACCGAGAACCTCGTCATGGCGGCCACCCTCGCGCAGGGAACGACCACGATCTCGAACGCCGCTCGGGAGCCGGAGATCGTCGACATCTGCACAATGCTTGTGGAGATGGGTGCACAGATCGACGGCATCGGCACCTCAGAACTGACTATCACCGGCGTTGATGCCCTGCACCCGGTGGAGCATCGGACTGTCGGCGATCGCATCGTCGCGGGCACATTCGCCTTCGGTGCCGCGCTCAGTGCCGGGGACGTCACCGTCCGGGGCGTCGGACTCGAACTCATGCCGAACATCGGATTGAAACTCCGCGATTCCGGAGCGACGGTCGAAGAACTGACGAACATCAGCCTCGGCGACGGAACCGTCGGTGACGGTTTTCGCGTTCGCGGTGCGACGCGCCCCCTTCCGGTTCGCGTGGCGACGATGCCCTTCCCCGGATTTCCCACAGACCTGCAGCCCTTCGTCATCGCACTGAATTCCGTTGCTGACGGCGTCGGTCTGCTCTCGGAGAACCTCTTCGAGGCCAGATGGCGCTTCGTCCACGAGATCGCCCGCCTCGGTGCGAAGGTGCGCATCGACGGCAACCACGCACTCGTCACCGGTGTCGAGAGCTTGTCCGGTGCTGAAGTCGAAGCCTCGGACATCCGCGCTGGTGCAGGCCTCGTCATGGCCGCGCTGCGTGCCGGGGGAGTCACAGAGGTGTCGGGAATCGACCATATCGAACGCGGATATGAGAACTTCGTGGCGAATCTGCGCGGACTCGGCGTCGACATCGAACGCGTGGAGAAACCCGACGTGCTCAGCTTCGAGTAG
- the atpE gene encoding F0F1 ATP synthase subunit C, giving the protein MDMLAEVTGSISTVGYGLAAIGPGIGVGIVIGKTIEGTARQPEMAGALRGNMFLGIALIEALALIGIATPFFLP; this is encoded by the coding sequence ATGGATATGCTCGCTGAAGTCACCGGTAGCATCAGCACTGTCGGATACGGCCTCGCCGCCATCGGCCCCGGTATCGGCGTCGGTATCGTCATCGGAAAGACCATCGAAGGAACCGCTCGTCAGCCCGAGATGGCAGGCGCCCTGCGCGGAAACATGTTCCTCGGTATCGCACTGATCGAGGCCCTGGCCCTCATCGGTATCGCCACCCCGTTCTTCCTGCCCTGA